DNA from Longimicrobiaceae bacterium:
CTGCGGGTGGGGGCCTGCCTCCCGCATTCCTCACTGCACCCCGCCCGTCACCCCCTCCGCCTGCCGGTCCGCCCCGAACGCGAACGCCTCCGTCACCGGGCGTCCGTCCCAGAACTCCGGCCGGGGGATCCCCAGCAGCCAGAGCACCGTCGCCGCCGTGTCGAAGGTGGTCACCGGGCCAGCGATGGGGCCGGGGGTGATCCCCTTTCCCCAGGCGATCCAGGGGATGGTCATGTCGTCGATCGATTCCGTCCCGTGCGTCCGGGAGTGGCCGCCGTGGTCCGCGGTGACGATCAGCACCATGTCGTCGCCGTAGCGGGCGCGGGCGGCGCGCAGGATCCGCCCCACCGCGGCGTCCGCCCGGCGCACGGCGGCGCGGTAGGGGGCGGACATCCAGCCGGTGGAGTGGCCGGCTATGTCCGGATCGGAGACGTGCACGAAGAGCAGCTCCGGGTCGCGGTACTTCAGGTAGCGCTCCACGTCCTCCACCATGCGCGGCGCCAGGAGCACTTCCGCGCCGCGCGGCACGGAGGCCCAGAACCCCGGGTCGCCCGCGCCGACCAGGTGGCGGAACTTGGCCTTGCCGAAGAAGGCCGCGGTCCGCAGCCCCGCCGAGTCGGCCAGGTCGAACACGGTGGGGACCCCCACCCGCCCGGTCTCGTCCACCCGGTCGTCGTTCCAGGTGATCCCGTGCTTCGCGGGGGAGACCCCGGTGAGCATGGAGGTGTGGGAGGGGAGCGTCTTGCTCGGGGTGATGGTCCGGGCCTGGAGCGTGTACGCGCCCTCGTCCATGAGCCGCCGGAGGTGCACCGCCCCCGCCGCCTCGATCGCGTCCGGCCGCAGTCCGTCCACCGAGATCACCACGACGTGCCGCACGTGCGTCTGCGGGAAACGCCGATCCGCGTGCTGCAGCAGCGCCGGGGAGCACGCGGAGGCGAGCCACGCGCAGAGGGCGAGCAGGGGCGCCGCGCGCACGAGGCGGGGGAGGCGGGGTACGGGTGTCATCGGGCCGGATCCTCCGGGTGGCACGGGACGGGGTCCCTGGAAACGTGAGCTGCATGGCTACACCGGGGGCCGGAGCCGG
Protein-coding regions in this window:
- a CDS encoding alkaline phosphatase family protein, coding for MTPVPRLPRLVRAAPLLALCAWLASACSPALLQHADRRFPQTHVRHVVVISVDGLRPDAIEAAGAVHLRRLMDEGAYTLQARTITPSKTLPSHTSMLTGVSPAKHGITWNDDRVDETGRVGVPTVFDLADSAGLRTAAFFGKAKFRHLVGAGDPGFWASVPRGAEVLLAPRMVEDVERYLKYRDPELLFVHVSDPDIAGHSTGWMSAPYRAAVRRADAAVGRILRAARARYGDDMVLIVTADHGGHSRTHGTESIDDMTIPWIAWGKGITPGPIAGPVTTFDTAATVLWLLGIPRPEFWDGRPVTEAFAFGADRQAEGVTGGVQ